A genomic window from Maritimibacter sp. DP1N21-5 includes:
- a CDS encoding nuclear transport factor 2 family protein, protein MTDDILDRIDRLESRNEILHIIAQYCKSCDDRDVPLLRSIFTEDATVRSADGMMVGEGIDGIMEMYRKRFEVLDISVHWTHDAIIEIDPNDPNKGKGEVFCHAEAHRNGQTLVGSLRYEDEYVRTNGKWQFQSRLLKFLYYVPVEEYGEALGSDKRMRAYGDRRVSDYPESYDCYQNWATHYAAE, encoded by the coding sequence ATGACCGACGACATTCTCGACCGCATCGACCGGCTCGAAAGCCGCAACGAAATCCTGCACATCATCGCGCAATACTGCAAATCCTGCGACGACCGCGACGTGCCGCTCCTGCGCTCGATCTTCACCGAGGATGCCACCGTGCGCTCGGCCGACGGCATGATGGTGGGCGAAGGCATCGACGGGATCATGGAGATGTATCGCAAGCGATTCGAGGTGCTCGACATCTCGGTCCACTGGACCCACGACGCGATCATCGAGATCGACCCGAACGACCCTAACAAGGGCAAGGGCGAGGTCTTCTGCCACGCCGAAGCCCACCGCAATGGCCAGACCCTGGTGGGCTCTCTCCGCTACGAGGACGAATATGTCCGCACCAACGGGAAATGGCAGTTCCAGTCGCGGCTCCTGAAGTTCCTCTACTACGTCCCGGTCGAGGAATACGGCGAAGCGCTCGGATCAGACAAACGGATGCGCGCCTATGGCGACCGCCGCGTGTCGGACTATCCCGAAAGCTACGACTGCTACCAGAACTGGGCGACGCATTACGCGGCGGAATAG
- a CDS encoding alpha/beta fold hydrolase — MTLMWIEDGATAMDWTMDDGVRIVGEAFGDPSAPSVLLIHGGGQTRYAWSRVAKRLGRAGYYAVAIDLRGHGESDWDEAQDYRTERFGQDTATIARSFAVPPVLVGASLGGNSGMFAVGRFAPEAFRGLVLVDITPQIDAKGSEKVTGFLGERMDEGFASFEEAAAAIAAYLPERRGRASNIDSLARYLRQRPDGRYRWHWDPAFIEGRASSRLRPETVAELNEALAAIRVPVLLVRGSNSELVNDESVAAFLRVKPEARFVDVTGAGHMIVGDRNDVFAETLDGFLKDL, encoded by the coding sequence ATGACATTGATGTGGATCGAAGACGGCGCGACCGCGATGGATTGGACCATGGACGATGGCGTGCGGATCGTGGGCGAGGCCTTTGGCGATCCGTCCGCTCCCTCTGTCCTGCTGATCCATGGTGGTGGGCAGACGCGTTACGCCTGGAGCCGGGTCGCGAAACGGCTGGGCCGGGCGGGGTATTACGCGGTGGCCATCGACCTGCGCGGCCATGGCGAAAGCGACTGGGACGAGGCGCAGGACTACAGGACCGAACGCTTCGGTCAGGATACGGCGACGATTGCGCGCAGCTTTGCCGTGCCGCCGGTGCTGGTGGGCGCGTCGCTGGGCGGCAATTCCGGGATGTTCGCGGTCGGGCGGTTCGCGCCAGAAGCGTTTCGCGGGCTGGTGCTGGTCGACATCACGCCGCAGATCGACGCGAAGGGGTCCGAGAAGGTCACGGGCTTTCTGGGCGAGCGGATGGACGAAGGATTCGCGAGCTTCGAGGAGGCCGCCGCCGCGATTGCCGCCTATCTGCCGGAGCGGCGCGGGCGGGCATCGAACATCGACAGCCTTGCACGCTACCTGCGGCAAAGGCCCGACGGGCGCTATCGCTGGCACTGGGACCCCGCGTTCATCGAAGGCCGAGCATCTTCGCGGCTCCGGCCCGAGACGGTTGCCGAGCTGAACGAGGCGCTGGCGGCGATCCGGGTGCCGGTGCTCCTGGTGCGGGGATCGAACAGCGAATTGGTGAACGACGAGAGCGTGGCAGCGTTCCTGCGGGTGAAGCCCGAGGCGCGGTTCGTCGACGTCACCGGGGCCGGGCACATGATCGTGGGCGACCGCAATGACGTATTCGCGGAAACGCTGGACGGGTTCCTGAAAGACCTGTGA
- a CDS encoding replication initiation protein: protein MDEIERDRLTGSLRRGAVKKHVAAIHVSGKLTLLQRKLSNVLLLNAYDTLVTQRRHQIDARTLCMMIGYNSNDFDTLKDSLKGLVETVAEWDMLDEEGRQEWGVSSLLSYAKLKGGVCEYAYSDALAEKMHDPKVFALINLNIQRRFTSGHALALYENCYRFVRTGSTGWWELDLFRRLMGVADSAYYETFKHLNAKIIKPAVAEVNKTSNIVLTPETRKMGRQVTAIRFLISENPQLAILGLDDGEGLRNTPVYARLRGLGVSDRLARQWIGEHGEDYVRLKVDYVAGQEGVRNPVSYLTAAIKADYRPEGQGGATVPRPAASVVPSAPTSTRAKRLAVIRGLVEARSPTQRDADKRMFLSRLDGAKRADFERHGWMSALNAEGIAAFWAELEPDAFEADEV from the coding sequence ATGGACGAGATCGAACGGGACAGGTTGACCGGATCGCTTCGGCGCGGGGCGGTGAAGAAGCATGTGGCAGCGATCCACGTGTCGGGGAAATTGACCCTACTCCAGCGGAAGTTGTCGAATGTGCTTCTTCTGAACGCCTATGACACGCTGGTCACGCAGCGCCGCCACCAGATCGACGCGCGCACGCTGTGCATGATGATCGGCTACAACTCGAACGACTTCGACACGCTGAAGGACAGCCTGAAGGGCCTGGTGGAGACGGTCGCCGAATGGGACATGCTCGACGAGGAGGGACGGCAGGAGTGGGGGGTGTCGTCGCTCCTCTCCTATGCCAAGCTCAAGGGGGGCGTCTGCGAATACGCCTATTCCGACGCGCTGGCCGAGAAGATGCACGATCCCAAGGTCTTTGCGCTGATCAACCTCAACATCCAGCGGCGGTTCACGAGCGGTCATGCGCTGGCGCTCTATGAGAACTGCTATCGTTTCGTGCGGACGGGGAGCACCGGGTGGTGGGAGCTCGATCTTTTCCGGCGGCTGATGGGGGTCGCGGACAGTGCCTATTACGAGACGTTCAAGCATCTGAACGCCAAGATCATCAAGCCAGCGGTGGCGGAGGTGAACAAGACCTCGAACATCGTGCTTACGCCCGAGACGCGCAAGATGGGGCGTCAGGTGACGGCGATCCGCTTCCTGATCTCCGAGAACCCGCAGCTTGCCATCCTCGGGCTCGATGACGGCGAGGGGCTGCGCAACACGCCGGTCTATGCCCGGCTGCGGGGGCTGGGGGTGAGCGACCGGCTGGCGCGGCAGTGGATCGGTGAGCATGGCGAGGATTACGTGCGGCTCAAGGTCGACTATGTCGCGGGGCAGGAGGGGGTGCGCAATCCGGTGAGTTACCTGACGGCGGCGATCAAGGCGGATTACCGGCCGGAAGGGCAGGGGGGCGCGACTGTGCCGCGGCCGGCGGCGTCGGTGGTGCCGAGCGCCCCGACGAGCACGCGGGCCAAGCGGCTGGCGGTGATCCGGGGTCTGGTCGAAGCCCGGTCGCCCACGCAGCGGGACGCGGACAAGCGCATGTTCCTGTCGCGGCTCGACGGTGCCAAACGGGCGGACTTCGAGCGGCACGGCTGGATGAGCGCGCTCAACGCAGAAGGGATTGCGGCGTTCTGGGCCGAGTTAGAGCCTGATGCCTTTGAGGCCGACGAGGTATGA
- a CDS encoding SDR family NAD(P)-dependent oxidoreductase, translating into MDLGLEGLKAAVSGGSRGIGRAIAGLLAEEGCDVSICARGQEKIDEAVKEFQGHGVRAMGRALQGRDGEAVRGWMRDTVEELGGLDLFVANLSAGGGTDDERYWYRNFEIDLMSATRSVEEAYPSLKKSENASILIIATMAASETFVAPMAYNSMKAALITWSKQLAEFYAPKGIRVNCLSPGPTMFPGSNWEMIKVARSRTFTNALRQQPTRRMGEAEEIARAAVFLASPAARWCVGSHLLVDGGFTKGVQF; encoded by the coding sequence ATGGATCTGGGCCTTGAGGGACTGAAGGCGGCCGTATCGGGCGGCTCGCGTGGCATTGGCCGGGCGATTGCGGGATTGCTTGCCGAAGAAGGCTGTGACGTGTCGATCTGCGCGCGCGGGCAGGAGAAGATCGACGAGGCCGTGAAGGAATTCCAAGGTCACGGCGTGCGGGCCATGGGCCGTGCGCTTCAGGGCCGGGACGGCGAGGCGGTGCGCGGCTGGATGCGCGACACGGTCGAGGAACTGGGCGGGCTCGATCTGTTCGTCGCGAATCTCTCGGCCGGGGGCGGCACCGATGACGAACGCTATTGGTACCGGAACTTCGAGATCGACCTGATGAGCGCGACGCGCTCGGTCGAGGAGGCCTATCCCTCGCTCAAGAAAAGTGAGAACGCGAGCATCCTGATCATCGCGACCATGGCAGCGAGCGAGACCTTTGTCGCGCCGATGGCCTATAACAGCATGAAGGCGGCGCTGATCACCTGGTCCAAGCAGCTGGCCGAGTTCTACGCGCCCAAGGGCATCCGGGTGAATTGCCTGTCGCCGGGGCCGACGATGTTCCCGGGGTCGAACTGGGAAATGATCAAGGTGGCGCGGTCGCGCACCTTCACCAATGCCCTGCGCCAGCAACCGACGCGCCGCATGGGCGAAGCCGAGGAAATCGCCAGGGCCGCCGTGTTCCTGGCAAGCCCCGCTGCACGCTGGTGCGTGGGCTCGCATCTGCTGGTGGACGGCGGGTTCACCAAGGGCGTTCAGTTCTAA
- a CDS encoding acyl-CoA dehydrogenase family protein: MDFQLTEDQKSLQEAARRFAQEQLPELAKELEEKCEPVPHEWLKRYADMGFLGINVAEQYGGLGLGNLEALLVVEEFAKISSAVAFPVFESCVGPVRAIEHFAPESLREKVIPRVCAGEIVVAVSMSEPDAGSALTDLRTNAKVVGDKVILNGTKRWCSGGGHADGYVVYCRFDDVPGAKGIGAVYVEKDTPGLSFGPQEELMGFRGVPSSDLYFDNIELPLDHIIVPGGGFKKLMEAFDLERCGNATMSLGQASGALDDVLTYVQERKQFGRPIVEFQGVQIKLAEMKLRVEAARLLIHRAAKNAEDGMPSILDSSLAKCFANEISREVTGTAVQLMGGYGYSKEYPMERRLRDSWGWGIAGGAIDIQKVNIASAMVGRRFNQRAS, from the coding sequence ATGGACTTCCAGCTGACCGAAGATCAGAAAAGCCTGCAAGAGGCCGCGCGGCGTTTCGCTCAGGAACAGCTGCCGGAACTGGCCAAGGAGCTTGAGGAAAAGTGCGAACCCGTGCCGCACGAATGGCTCAAACGCTACGCAGACATGGGGTTCCTCGGGATCAATGTGGCCGAACAGTATGGCGGCTTGGGGCTTGGCAATCTCGAAGCCCTGCTGGTGGTCGAGGAGTTTGCCAAGATCTCGTCCGCCGTCGCCTTCCCGGTCTTTGAAAGCTGCGTCGGTCCGGTCCGCGCCATCGAACACTTCGCCCCCGAATCCTTGCGCGAAAAGGTCATCCCGCGCGTCTGTGCCGGTGAAATCGTCGTCGCCGTGTCGATGTCGGAACCCGATGCGGGCTCGGCGCTCACCGACCTGCGCACCAACGCGAAAGTCGTCGGGGACAAGGTGATCCTCAATGGCACCAAACGCTGGTGTTCGGGCGGCGGTCACGCCGACGGCTATGTGGTCTATTGCCGGTTCGACGATGTGCCGGGGGCCAAGGGCATCGGCGCGGTCTATGTGGAAAAGGACACGCCCGGCCTGTCCTTCGGCCCGCAGGAAGAACTGATGGGCTTTCGCGGCGTGCCGTCTTCGGACCTCTATTTCGACAACATCGAACTGCCGCTCGACCACATCATCGTGCCCGGCGGCGGCTTCAAGAAACTGATGGAGGCCTTCGACCTCGAACGCTGCGGCAACGCCACCATGTCGCTGGGTCAGGCCTCCGGCGCGCTCGATGACGTGCTGACTTACGTGCAGGAGCGCAAGCAATTCGGCCGCCCCATCGTGGAATTTCAGGGCGTGCAGATCAAGCTGGCCGAGATGAAGCTGCGGGTAGAAGCCGCTCGCCTGCTCATCCACCGCGCCGCCAAGAACGCCGAGGACGGGATGCCCTCGATCCTCGATTCGTCGCTCGCCAAATGTTTCGCGAACGAAATCAGCCGCGAGGTGACGGGCACAGCCGTGCAGCTCATGGGCGGCTACGGTTACTCCAAGGAATACCCGATGGAACGGCGCCTGCGCGACAGCTGGGGCTGGGGGATTGCCGGCGGTGCCATCGACATCCAGAAGGTGAACATCGCCTCGGCCATGGTCGGGCGGCGCTTCAACCAACGGGCAAGCTGA
- a CDS encoding Rieske (2Fe-2S) protein: MIPTGEKDFKDACSTMQVPQKGVFFTSIGSQDVMLARNAAGDIVAFSGFCTHSMGKLEGGPVEGDDIICPHHGARFNFRTGQAKTNCPNLPKFEVKVEGRRVLVKPAR, encoded by the coding sequence ATGATCCCGACCGGCGAAAAGGACTTCAAGGACGCCTGCTCCACCATGCAGGTGCCGCAGAAGGGCGTCTTCTTCACCTCGATCGGATCACAGGACGTCATGCTCGCCCGCAATGCAGCGGGCGACATCGTCGCCTTTTCCGGCTTCTGCACCCATAGCATGGGCAAGCTCGAAGGCGGGCCCGTGGAGGGCGACGACATCATCTGCCCCCACCACGGCGCGCGCTTCAACTTCCGCACGGGTCAGGCCAAGACCAATTGCCCGAACCTGCCGAAGTTCGAGGTCAAGGTCGAAGGCAGGCGAGTCCTCGTCAAACCCGCCCGCTGA
- a CDS encoding SRPBCC family protein, with amino-acid sequence MTIHRIQPGDFTKTPIEKTEDPDFGTGMIPKERYTSPDFMAKEWDRLWTKVWLWGCASEDIEEPGDYIVTSIGKEEIILTRQHDGTARGFYNVCQHRGNRIMMGQGNATSFKCNYHHWEYRISGEFENIPDIETFPQGAPPCGGLTEVRVEEWNGFVFFCLDPDGESFDDFIHPLKEHLGPYHFDRMVKVTDWTVEWNCNWKTSVDAFNESYHVQGIHPELLYYIEDKFLQIDTYEKHNRYLIPFSTISHRVNETTEIPHLIKHAMKAAGMDPADFDGRVSEVRLALQEFKRKNGPAMGLDYSDLNDEQLTDDYHYMIFPNITMNTHADDLMLFRQRPHETDPDKMYFDAQMFRLLKADEERPRKPRNERFKHGERSMGLVIDQDAANLPGVQRGMHSAAFEGLWLGDQELRIRHFHKVLMDYVGED; translated from the coding sequence ATGACCATTCACCGTATTCAGCCGGGCGACTTCACCAAGACCCCGATCGAAAAAACCGAAGACCCCGATTTCGGAACCGGGATGATCCCGAAGGAGCGCTACACCTCGCCCGACTTCATGGCGAAGGAATGGGACCGGCTCTGGACCAAGGTCTGGCTCTGGGGCTGTGCCTCCGAGGATATCGAGGAACCGGGCGACTATATCGTGACCTCGATCGGCAAGGAGGAGATCATCCTCACCCGTCAGCACGACGGCACGGCGCGCGGGTTCTACAACGTCTGCCAGCACCGGGGAAACCGGATCATGATGGGGCAGGGGAACGCGACGAGCTTCAAGTGCAACTATCACCATTGGGAATACCGGATCTCGGGCGAGTTCGAGAACATCCCCGACATCGAGACCTTCCCCCAAGGCGCGCCGCCCTGCGGCGGGCTGACCGAGGTGCGGGTGGAGGAGTGGAACGGCTTCGTCTTCTTCTGTCTCGACCCCGACGGCGAGAGTTTCGATGACTTCATCCATCCGCTGAAAGAACACCTCGGGCCATATCACTTTGACCGCATGGTGAAGGTGACGGACTGGACGGTGGAGTGGAACTGCAACTGGAAGACCAGCGTGGATGCCTTCAACGAGAGCTATCACGTGCAGGGCATTCACCCGGAGCTGCTTTATTACATCGAGGACAAGTTCCTCCAGATCGACACCTACGAGAAGCACAACCGCTATCTCATCCCGTTCTCGACCATCAGCCACCGGGTGAACGAGACGACGGAGATTCCGCATTTGATCAAGCACGCGATGAAGGCGGCGGGCATGGACCCGGCGGATTTCGACGGGCGGGTGAGCGAGGTGCGGCTCGCGTTGCAGGAGTTCAAGCGCAAGAACGGGCCCGCGATGGGGCTCGATTACTCGGACCTCAACGACGAGCAGCTCACGGACGATTATCACTACATGATCTTCCCCAATATCACGATGAACACCCATGCCGACGACCTCATGCTGTTTCGGCAGCGCCCGCATGAGACCGATCCGGACAAGATGTATTTCGATGCGCAGATGTTCAGACTCCTGAAGGCCGACGAGGAACGGCCGCGGAAGCCCCGGAACGAGCGGTTCAAACATGGCGAACGGAGCATGGGGCTGGTTATCGACCAGGATGCCGCGAACCTGCCGGGGGTGCAGCGGGGCATGCATTCGGCGGCCTTCGAGGGGCTCTGGCTTGGCGATCAGGAGCTGCGCATCCGCCATTTCCACAAGGTGCTGATGGACTATGTTGGAGAGGACTAA
- a CDS encoding ThuA domain-containing protein, whose product MSRVDVLLITGGPWHDMDHARLELLGFMAEVEALRVTVRDRYDAGDIAAADMIVTYTCNLMPDAEARAALRGFLQAGGRWFALHGTNSRMVLDGDAPVVCPSLPEAMRDMLGSQFAAHPAPGMFKVTPTDADHPLIAGIGPFRVADEQYLQHHEPGNDVLLTTTFKGETPLFAEAEWPEQEHQVMYLRDVGAGAVLYLTLGHTRGRYDMRPLTEDYPFVERGSWPHPVFRQLVRRGIRWAAKEGIYA is encoded by the coding sequence ATGAGCCGGGTCGATGTGCTCCTGATCACCGGCGGGCCGTGGCACGACATGGACCACGCGCGGCTGGAGCTCTTGGGCTTCATGGCCGAGGTCGAGGCGCTTCGCGTGACCGTGCGCGACCGCTATGACGCGGGCGATATCGCGGCGGCGGATATGATCGTGACCTATACCTGCAATTTGATGCCGGACGCGGAGGCGCGCGCCGCGTTGCGCGGGTTTCTTCAGGCCGGCGGGCGGTGGTTCGCGCTGCATGGCACGAACAGCCGGATGGTGCTGGACGGTGATGCGCCGGTGGTCTGCCCGTCCTTGCCTGAAGCGATGCGCGACATGCTGGGGAGCCAGTTCGCCGCCCATCCGGCGCCGGGGATGTTCAAGGTCACGCCGACCGACGCCGATCACCCGCTCATTGCCGGGATCGGGCCGTTTCGGGTGGCGGACGAGCAATACCTTCAGCACCACGAACCGGGCAACGACGTGTTGCTCACCACCACATTCAAGGGCGAGACGCCGCTCTTTGCCGAGGCCGAGTGGCCGGAGCAGGAGCATCAGGTGATGTATCTGCGCGACGTGGGGGCGGGGGCGGTGCTCTACCTCACGCTCGGGCATACGCGGGGGCGTTATGACATGCGGCCGCTGACCGAGGATTACCCCTTCGTCGAGCGGGGATCATGGCCGCATCCGGTGTTTCGGCAACTTGTGCGCCGGGGCATCCGCTGGGCTGCGAAGGAAGGGATTTACGCATGA
- a CDS encoding Zn-ribbon domain-containing OB-fold protein, translating to MTDTTAPEAAYLAHLAEGRFMLQRDPLSGRAVFPPRLRAPGHGGALGGFEPMSGRGTIHAVTIQPKRPPEPASVIVLVDLEEGGRMLSHMPGADPAQVAIGDAVTARVVTEGDIPTVIFEPAT from the coding sequence GTGACCGATACCACCGCCCCCGAGGCCGCCTATCTCGCCCATCTGGCCGAAGGCCGCTTCATGCTGCAACGCGATCCCCTTTCGGGCCGTGCCGTCTTCCCCCCGCGCCTGCGTGCGCCGGGTCATGGCGGGGCGCTCGGCGGGTTCGAGCCGATGTCGGGACGCGGCACCATCCATGCGGTCACGATCCAGCCGAAACGCCCGCCGGAACCGGCGAGCGTGATCGTTCTGGTCGACCTCGAGGAAGGCGGGCGGATGCTGTCGCACATGCCCGGCGCAGACCCGGCGCAAGTCGCCATCGGCGACGCCGTGACCGCGCGCGTTGTCACGGAAGGCGACATCCCGACGGTCATCTTCGAGCCGGCGACATGA
- a CDS encoding CaiB/BaiF CoA-transferase family protein: protein MLDDRSNRPAESAEQGAGTPTKGILAGTRVLDLSRVVAGPLAGQTLADLGADVIKIERVGEGDDLRTLGPPWVTSPSTELEQSTYFQTVNRGKKSLTLDFAKPEGAEILKGLIRETDVFIENFRTGTLAKYGLGYEDLKAINPRLVYCSITGFGQTGPYSDRSGYDYLVQAMGGQMAVTGLPDGMTGAGPMRVGVPIADITAGNNAVIGILAALLHREKSGTGQHVDIALFDSQVALLLNSLSAWLNSRAPLPRTGNDHPTAVPNGVFAVKDGHILIATFNDREFARLAEVLGHPEWATDTKYQRSRDRLANRKDLTRDMTEALSHHGKKHWMDTINAAKVSCGPINDMEDIERDEQLALRGMFVTLNHPVMGDVKVVGSPLKFSDTPVVYPNAPPLLGENTEAILRERLTLTDAQIEDLRANKII, encoded by the coding sequence ATGTTGGACGACAGATCGAATCGACCCGCTGAGTCCGCTGAACAAGGCGCAGGCACCCCGACCAAGGGCATCCTCGCGGGCACCCGCGTTCTTGACCTCTCGCGCGTCGTCGCCGGCCCGCTCGCAGGCCAGACACTCGCCGATCTCGGCGCCGACGTGATCAAGATCGAACGGGTGGGCGAAGGCGACGACCTGCGCACGCTCGGCCCGCCCTGGGTGACGTCGCCCAGCACGGAACTCGAGCAATCGACCTATTTCCAGACGGTGAACCGGGGCAAGAAATCGCTGACCCTCGACTTCGCGAAACCCGAAGGGGCCGAGATCCTCAAGGGTCTGATCCGCGAGACCGATGTCTTCATCGAAAATTTCCGCACCGGAACGCTCGCCAAATACGGCCTCGGCTACGAGGACCTGAAGGCGATCAACCCCCGGCTCGTCTATTGCTCGATCACCGGCTTCGGCCAGACGGGTCCCTATAGCGACCGGTCGGGCTACGACTATCTCGTGCAGGCGATGGGCGGCCAGATGGCCGTGACCGGCCTGCCCGACGGCATGACCGGTGCCGGACCAATGCGGGTGGGCGTGCCCATCGCCGATATCACGGCGGGGAACAACGCGGTCATCGGCATCCTCGCAGCCCTCCTCCATCGCGAGAAGTCCGGCACCGGTCAACATGTGGACATCGCGCTTTTCGACAGCCAGGTCGCGCTTCTCTTGAACTCGCTCTCGGCCTGGCTCAACTCCCGGGCCCCCCTGCCTCGAACGGGCAATGACCACCCGACCGCGGTGCCGAACGGGGTCTTTGCGGTCAAGGACGGGCATATCCTCATCGCGACCTTCAACGACCGCGAGTTCGCGCGTCTGGCCGAGGTGCTCGGCCATCCCGAATGGGCGACCGACACGAAGTATCAACGGTCGCGCGACCGTCTCGCCAACCGCAAGGACCTCACCCGCGACATGACCGAGGCACTGTCCCACCACGGCAAGAAGCACTGGATGGACACGATCAACGCGGCCAAGGTCTCCTGCGGGCCGATCAACGATATGGAGGACATCGAACGTGACGAACAGCTTGCGCTGCGCGGCATGTTCGTGACGCTCAATCACCCGGTCATGGGCGATGTCAAAGTCGTCGGCAGCCCGCTGAAGTTCTCCGACACGCCGGTCGTCTATCCCAATGCGCCGCCGCTTCTGGGCGAGAACACCGAAGCGATCCTGCGGGAACGCTTGACCTTGACCGACGCCCAGATCGAAGACTTGCGGGCCAACAAGATCATCTGA
- a CDS encoding MaoC family dehydratase produces the protein MLERTKSDVSPARKWEDLEIGEETRSSPLSVSAEDIMEFAGRYDPQYFHNDPEAAKQSLFGELVASGIHTAALWRIMDHEVNGNVDWVCGVQWDDVRWRKAVRAGDTLTAASRVASKRVSNSRPGVGLAVLDHWVTNQDGDVVFSFSSTDLVYRRAE, from the coding sequence ATGTTGGAGAGGACTAAGTCGGACGTAAGCCCCGCGCGGAAATGGGAGGATCTGGAGATCGGGGAGGAAACCCGGTCTTCGCCGCTGAGCGTGAGCGCCGAGGACATCATGGAGTTCGCGGGGCGCTATGACCCGCAATATTTCCACAACGACCCCGAGGCGGCAAAGCAGTCGCTCTTTGGCGAGTTGGTGGCGTCGGGTATTCACACCGCCGCGCTCTGGCGGATCATGGATCACGAGGTGAACGGCAACGTCGACTGGGTCTGCGGGGTGCAGTGGGACGACGTGCGCTGGCGCAAGGCGGTGCGCGCGGGCGATACGCTCACCGCCGCGTCGCGGGTCGCGTCCAAGCGTGTGTCCAACAGCCGCCCCGGCGTGGGGCTAGCCGTGCTCGACCATTGGGTGACCAATCAGGACGGCGACGTGGTGTTTTCGTTTTCGTCCACCGATCTCGTTTACCGGCGGGCGGAATGA
- a CDS encoding thiolase, with the protein MSWSDAFPRGRTAVVGASTFGLGTCPGFSALEMAAEAGYRALDDAGLSIADVDGLFVALPDDYLGGLAMAEYFGITPAIVDNNRTGGSAFLCHAIHAALALNAGLIDVALITYGSNQRSNAGKLVSALRASPYETPHGARMPVGGYALATARHMHDFGTTREDLAHVALSARAWAQKNPEAFVRDETTLDALLSARIISSPLSVSDCCLVTDGAAAVVMTRMDRARDTRAPIPLLGGAATVTHKEIAAMPDLTTTGAAISGPRAMAAARITPADVDVVQLYDAFTINTILFLEDLGFCPKGEGGRFVASGTIAPGGALPVNTNGGGLSCNHPGMYGLFTMVEAVRQLRGEAGERQVPGTEIAVSHGNGGVLSSQATLIFGTEATL; encoded by the coding sequence ATGAGCTGGTCCGACGCCTTCCCCCGTGGCCGCACCGCCGTCGTCGGCGCCTCGACCTTCGGGCTCGGCACCTGCCCCGGCTTCTCCGCCCTCGAAATGGCGGCGGAAGCGGGATACCGCGCGTTGGATGACGCGGGGCTCTCAATCGCCGATGTCGACGGGCTCTTCGTGGCGCTCCCCGACGACTACCTGGGCGGGCTCGCCATGGCCGAATACTTCGGCATCACCCCCGCCATCGTGGACAACAACCGCACGGGCGGCTCGGCCTTTCTCTGCCACGCGATCCACGCCGCTCTCGCCCTCAACGCGGGCCTCATCGACGTGGCGCTCATCACCTATGGCTCGAACCAGCGCTCGAACGCGGGCAAGCTCGTCTCGGCGCTCCGCGCCTCGCCCTATGAAACGCCGCACGGCGCAAGGATGCCTGTAGGCGGCTACGCCCTCGCCACCGCGCGCCACATGCACGACTTCGGCACGACGCGCGAGGACCTCGCCCATGTCGCGCTCTCTGCCCGGGCCTGGGCGCAGAAGAATCCCGAAGCCTTCGTTCGCGACGAAACCACCCTCGACGCGCTCCTCTCGGCCCGCATCATTTCTTCCCCGCTCTCGGTCTCCGACTGTTGCCTCGTCACCGACGGGGCGGCGGCGGTCGTCATGACCCGCATGGACCGCGCCCGCGACACCCGCGCCCCGATCCCGCTTCTGGGCGGGGCCGCGACCGTGACGCACAAGGAAATCGCGGCGATGCCCGACCTCACCACCACCGGCGCGGCCATCTCCGGCCCCCGCGCCATGGCCGCAGCCCGGATCACGCCCGCCGACGTGGACGTGGTGCAGCTCTACGACGCCTTCACCATCAACACGATCCTCTTCCTCGAGGACCTCGGGTTCTGCCCCAAGGGCGAAGGCGGGCGCTTCGTCGCCTCCGGCACCATCGCCCCCGGCGGCGCGCTGCCCGTGAACACCAACGGCGGCGGCCTGTCGTGCAATCACCCCGGCATGTACGGCCTCTTCACCATGGTCGAAGCCGTCCGCCAATTACGCGGCGAGGCGGGCGAACGGCAGGTGCCCGGCACCGAGATCGCCGTGAGCCACGGCAACGGCGGCGTGCTGTCGTCACAAGCGACACTGATTTTCGGGACAGAGGCGACCCTCTGA